A single genomic interval of Lewinellaceae bacterium harbors:
- the radA gene encoding DNA repair protein RadA — protein MSKVKKLFACTSCGATSPKWMGKCPHCGEWNTYVEEIISKETTQEAKHKAWKSGDARGDARPVALPDIQAGNTQRLSTPDEELNRVLGGGIVPGSLVLIGGQPGIGKSTLLLQLALRLPVTILYVSGEESDEQIKMRSDRIGGNPERCYILAETNTNKILKHAQQLEPNLIIIDSIQTLSSPHIESMPGSVSQVRECAGELQRFAKESNIPIFLIGHITKDGSIAGPKLLEHIVDAVLQFEGDRNYTYRILRTIKNRFGSTDELGIYEMDGNGLREVANPSELLLSQKDEDLSGSAIAATIEGLRPMLIETQALVSTSVYSAPQRSATGFDLRRLSMLLAVLEKRNGLPFAMNDVFLNIAGGIRVDDPAIDLAIVSALISSLEDVAIPTNVCFAGEVGLSGEIRAVNRVEQRIQEANRLGFREIYISKYNTKGLDPGRFEIKIRTVGKIQELYSALFE, from the coding sequence TTGTCAAAAGTGAAAAAATTGTTTGCCTGCACCAGCTGTGGAGCCACCTCTCCCAAATGGATGGGCAAGTGCCCGCACTGTGGGGAATGGAACACTTATGTTGAAGAGATCATTTCTAAAGAAACCACCCAGGAGGCCAAACACAAGGCCTGGAAAAGCGGGGATGCCAGAGGGGACGCCCGGCCGGTGGCCCTGCCGGACATACAGGCCGGCAACACCCAGCGCCTGTCTACCCCCGACGAAGAACTCAACCGGGTGCTGGGAGGAGGTATTGTGCCGGGCAGTTTGGTGCTGATCGGCGGCCAGCCCGGAATTGGAAAATCCACCCTTCTGCTGCAACTGGCCCTTCGCCTGCCGGTTACCATTCTCTACGTTTCCGGAGAAGAAAGCGACGAACAGATCAAAATGCGCAGCGACCGCATCGGAGGCAACCCGGAGCGCTGTTACATCCTGGCGGAAACCAATACCAACAAGATTCTGAAGCACGCACAGCAACTGGAGCCTAACCTCATTATTATCGACTCGATACAAACTCTTTCCAGCCCCCATATCGAATCCATGCCAGGCAGTGTTTCCCAGGTCAGGGAATGTGCCGGAGAGCTGCAGCGCTTTGCCAAGGAGAGCAACATTCCAATCTTCCTCATCGGCCACATCACCAAGGACGGCTCCATCGCCGGGCCTAAATTACTGGAGCACATTGTTGACGCCGTGCTCCAGTTTGAAGGCGATCGAAATTATACCTATCGCATATTGCGCACCATTAAAAATCGATTTGGCAGCACGGATGAACTGGGCATCTACGAGATGGATGGCAACGGCCTTCGGGAAGTGGCCAACCCTTCGGAGCTGTTGCTTTCTCAAAAAGACGAAGACCTCTCCGGCAGCGCCATCGCCGCTACGATCGAAGGGCTGCGCCCCATGCTGATCGAAACCCAGGCCCTGGTCAGCACCTCGGTATACAGCGCTCCCCAGCGCTCAGCCACCGGCTTCGACCTGCGCCGCCTCAGCATGTTGCTGGCCGTGCTCGAAAAGCGAAACGGGCTGCCCTTCGCCATGAACGACGTCTTCCTCAACATCGCCGGCGGCATCCGGGTGGATGACCCCGCCATCGACCTGGCCATCGTCAGCGCCCTGATCTCCTCTCTGGAAGACGTGGCCATCCCCACCAATGTTTGCTTCGCCGGCGAGGTGGGCCTGTCCGGCGAAATCCGCGCCGTCAACCGGGTGGAACAACGCATTCAGGAGGCCAACCGGCTCGGCTTCCGGGAAATCTACATCTCCAAGTACAATACCAAAGGGTTGGATCCCGGCCGGTTTGAAATTAAAATACGGACGGTAGGCAAGATTCAGGAGCTGTATTCGGCTCTTTTTGAGTGA
- a CDS encoding TonB-dependent receptor, translating to MKQVLLLMLGVMFAITLSAQKTITGTITGEGEGPLIGATIQVKGASAGTVTDLDGNYSLNVPQGANTLVISFVGFTTVEVNIDGQAVVNAELPTGKILSEVVIVGSRSAGRTKLESAVPVDVLDIKDLALAAPQTNLNQMLNYVAPSFTSNTQTISDGTDHIDPASLRGLGPDQVLVLVNGKRRHTSSLVNVNGTFGRGNVGTDLNALPAAAIERIEILRDGAAAQYGSDAIAGVINLIMRDDYNKLSANFTTGAYFSEGSNFLTGGSDGEAYDLSLNYGLPLGGQGGFINFTGAFESRGWTSRMKEYTGSIYNAYNGIERLARAKNFNVASLSEGQIRTLLPDLSYLNDTQRNNILNASDSELHDFSGWNTLNDLAAGQGVMVNEDNLDQLKGLLSGISYLSADQLNAAQNASDFSAFNKVLSDFAGPLAINVTDAELAARGLQRTDFNMRVGQSELRGGKFFMNMALPLGDKAEIYAFGGLSLRDGLATGFYRFPNQERTYSPAYLNGFLPQIHTDINDQSIAVGIRGDLKGWNADFSNTFGRNAFRYNVQNSNNATLRNSTPFEFDSGGFAFSQNTANFDLSRHWDDILYGLNVAFGSEFRVENYQINAGGEDSYASYDRFGQVVTPTTPSEDLVRDFFGRGRPGGAQVFPGFRPDNELDEFRNSVAAYTDIEADITESWLLTGAVRFENYSDFGSTTNFKVSSRYKVTDDISLRGAFSTGFRAPSLAQIYFNSTSTLFVDGIPNEVGTFSNNSRIARILGIPQLTEETSQSISLGFTSRIPAANLSLTIDAFQVDIDNRVVLTGTFRPSDGKTPEQREELARLFAQANAEQANFFANSIDTRSQGIDVVLTHDWRFAGGSLKTSLSGIFSKTEKVGDVQTSAELEGLEDIYFDETSRIYLEEAVPRTKVNLTFNLSAGKFNAFLRNVYFGEVTEATNTVANQQVFSGKVVTDLSVGYQLAKAVNLTIGSNNLLDVYPDENIPNNQGSGQFLYSRRAQQFGFMGRFAFARLIFTL from the coding sequence ATGAAACAAGTTCTTTTACTCATGCTGGGAGTAATGTTTGCCATTACCCTAAGCGCACAGAAAACCATCACCGGAACCATTACCGGAGAGGGCGAAGGGCCGCTCATCGGGGCTACCATTCAGGTTAAAGGCGCTTCTGCCGGCACCGTGACCGACCTCGATGGAAACTATTCCCTGAATGTTCCGCAAGGCGCCAATACCCTGGTCATTTCCTTTGTCGGTTTCACCACCGTGGAAGTCAATATCGACGGGCAGGCGGTGGTCAATGCAGAACTGCCCACCGGTAAAATCCTCAGCGAGGTCGTCATCGTCGGTTCGCGCAGTGCCGGGCGCACCAAGCTGGAAAGCGCCGTGCCGGTAGATGTGCTGGACATCAAGGACCTGGCCCTGGCAGCGCCGCAGACCAACCTCAACCAGATGCTGAATTACGTGGCGCCATCTTTCACCTCCAACACCCAAACCATTTCCGACGGCACGGACCACATAGACCCGGCTTCCCTGCGGGGCCTGGGCCCCGACCAGGTGCTGGTGCTGGTCAACGGCAAGCGCCGCCACACCTCTTCCCTGGTCAACGTCAACGGCACCTTCGGGCGGGGCAATGTCGGCACCGACCTCAACGCCCTGCCCGCAGCGGCCATTGAGCGCATCGAAATCCTGCGCGACGGCGCCGCCGCTCAGTACGGCTCGGACGCCATCGCCGGGGTGATCAACCTGATCATGCGCGATGATTACAACAAGTTGTCGGCTAATTTTACGACCGGCGCCTATTTCTCCGAAGGCTCCAACTTCTTAACCGGCGGGTCGGATGGGGAAGCCTACGACCTCAGCCTCAACTACGGCCTGCCCCTGGGCGGCCAGGGCGGGTTCATCAACTTCACCGGCGCTTTCGAAAGCCGGGGCTGGACCAGCCGGATGAAAGAGTATACCGGAAGTATTTACAATGCCTACAACGGTATTGAAAGATTAGCCAGGGCAAAAAACTTTAATGTTGCCAGTCTCTCCGAAGGCCAGATTCGCACCCTCTTACCGGACCTGAGTTATCTGAATGATACCCAACGCAATAATATCCTTAATGCCAGTGATAGTGAACTACACGATTTCAGCGGGTGGAATACCTTAAACGACCTGGCTGCCGGCCAAGGCGTTATGGTGAATGAGGATAACCTGGATCAATTGAAAGGATTGCTTTCCGGAATATCTTACCTGTCTGCGGACCAGTTGAATGCTGCTCAAAATGCGAGTGATTTTAGTGCTTTCAACAAAGTTTTGTCTGATTTCGCTGGGCCTTTGGCAATAAACGTAACGGATGCTGAATTGGCTGCCCGCGGCTTGCAACGGACCGACTTCAATATGCGCGTCGGGCAGTCGGAGCTGCGCGGCGGGAAGTTTTTTATGAATATGGCATTGCCTCTGGGTGATAAGGCGGAAATCTACGCTTTCGGCGGCCTGAGCCTGCGCGACGGCCTGGCGACCGGCTTCTACCGCTTCCCCAACCAGGAGCGTACCTACTCGCCGGCCTACCTCAACGGTTTCCTGCCTCAGATTCATACCGACATCAACGACCAGTCCATCGCCGTAGGGATCCGGGGAGATTTGAAGGGCTGGAACGCCGACTTCAGCAACACCTTCGGCCGCAATGCCTTCCGCTACAACGTACAGAACTCCAACAACGCCACCCTGAGGAATTCCACTCCCTTTGAGTTTGATTCCGGCGGCTTTGCCTTCTCCCAGAATACGGCCAACTTCGACCTCAGCCGCCACTGGGACGACATCCTGTACGGGCTGAACGTAGCTTTCGGTTCGGAATTCCGCGTAGAGAATTACCAGATCAACGCCGGAGGGGAGGATTCCTATGCTAGTTATGACCGCTTCGGGCAGGTCGTTACGCCGACCACTCCGTCGGAAGATCTCGTCCGGGACTTCTTCGGCCGCGGGCGCCCGGGCGGCGCTCAGGTATTCCCCGGCTTCCGCCCGGACAACGAGCTGGACGAGTTCCGCAACAGCGTCGCTGCTTATACGGATATCGAGGCCGACATTACCGAGAGCTGGCTGCTCACCGGCGCCGTGCGCTTCGAGAATTACAGCGACTTCGGCTCCACCACCAACTTTAAGGTGTCGTCCCGCTATAAAGTCACGGACGATATTTCTTTGCGCGGGGCGTTCAGCACCGGTTTCCGGGCGCCTTCGCTGGCTCAGATTTATTTCAACTCCACCTCTACGCTCTTCGTGGATGGCATTCCGAATGAGGTGGGCACCTTCAGCAACAACTCCCGGATCGCCCGCATCCTGGGTATCCCGCAGTTGACGGAAGAGACCTCGCAGAGCATCTCCCTGGGCTTCACCAGCCGCATACCGGCCGCCAACCTGAGCCTGACCATAGACGCTTTCCAGGTGGATATCGACAACCGGGTGGTCCTCACCGGAACTTTTCGCCCCAGCGACGGCAAAACTCCTGAACAAAGAGAAGAACTGGCCCGGCTCTTTGCCCAAGCCAATGCCGAGCAGGCCAACTTCTTCGCCAACTCCATCGACACCCGCTCTCAGGGCATCGATGTGGTGCTTACCCATGATTGGCGCTTCGCCGGCGGCAGCCTGAAAACCAGCCTGTCCGGCATTTTCTCCAAAACGGAAAAAGTGGGCGATGTGCAGACTTCAGCAGAACTGGAAGGGCTGGAAGATATCTACTTCGACGAGACCAGCCGCATCTACCTGGAAGAGGCGGTGCCCCGCACCAAGGTCAACCTGACCTTTAACCTGAGCGCCGGGAAATTCAACGCCTTCCTGCGCAACGTCTACTTCGGAGAGGTCACTGAGGCGACCAACACGGTGGCCAACCAGCAGGTATTTTCCGGCAAGGTGGTCACCGACCTGAGCGTTGGTTATCAGCTGGCCAAGGCGGTCAACCTGACTATTGGTTCCAACAATCTCCTCGATGTATATCCGGATGAAAATATTCCGAACAACCAGGGCTCCGGCCAGTTCCTGTACTCCCGCCGGGCCCAGCAGTTCGGGTTTATGGGGCGCTTTGCTTTCGCCCGCCTGATCTTTACGCTATAG
- a CDS encoding thiol-disulfide oxidoreductase DCC family protein has translation MEKHPILLFDGVCNLCNGAVQFIIERDEDGFFRFASLQSDAAKKLLEQYPEAPEDISTIVLLEKGRLYTKSDAALRAARYLSGAWPALYGFVIVPRPIRNTVYDWIARNRYRWFGKKDQCMIPTPELKGRFLE, from the coding sequence ATGGAAAAACATCCGATTTTACTGTTTGACGGCGTTTGCAACCTATGCAACGGCGCCGTGCAGTTCATCATCGAAAGGGATGAGGATGGCTTCTTCCGCTTCGCCTCCCTGCAGTCGGATGCAGCAAAAAAGTTGTTGGAACAGTACCCGGAAGCCCCTGAGGACATCAGCACAATCGTCCTGCTGGAAAAGGGCCGGCTGTACACCAAATCAGATGCCGCCCTGCGCGCCGCCCGCTACTTGTCTGGCGCCTGGCCGGCTCTCTATGGCTTTGTCATCGTTCCCCGCCCCATCCGCAATACGGTATACGACTGGATCGCCCGCAACCGCTACCGCTGGTTCGGGAAAAAGGACCAGTGTATGATTCCTACGCCGGAGTTGAAGGGGAGGTTTTTGGAGTGA
- a CDS encoding ABC transporter ATP-binding protein, giving the protein MQLTISNLTKVYHNGVKAVDNLNLEIGAGMFGLLGPNGAGKSTLMRTIATLQSPDAGSIIFNGIDTLNDPMRLRRILGYLPQEFGVYPGVSAENLLDYFATLKGVASRADRRRLIGEVLEATNLYEVRKKHVDSYSGGMKQRFGIAQLLLNNPQLIIVDEPTAGLDPAERKRFLNILREVGTQNTVIFSTHIVDDVKELCNEMAIMNGGRILQKTAPASATAALNGKVWTRSIAREALDGMEEQYDVLSSGYNPDHSVNIRVYAPQRPSPEFTVAEPQLEDAYFIALKQEAG; this is encoded by the coding sequence ATGCAATTGACCATATCCAACCTCACCAAAGTCTATCATAATGGTGTAAAAGCCGTAGACAACCTAAACCTGGAGATCGGTGCCGGCATGTTCGGCCTGCTCGGGCCCAACGGCGCCGGCAAGTCCACTCTGATGAGGACCATAGCCACCCTGCAAAGCCCGGATGCCGGCAGCATCATCTTCAACGGCATTGATACGCTGAACGACCCGATGCGCCTGCGCCGGATACTGGGCTACCTGCCCCAGGAATTCGGCGTTTATCCCGGGGTGTCGGCGGAAAACCTGCTGGATTATTTCGCCACCCTCAAAGGCGTCGCTTCCCGGGCCGATCGCCGCCGGCTGATTGGGGAGGTGCTGGAGGCCACCAACCTGTACGAGGTGCGCAAAAAGCACGTAGACAGCTATTCCGGCGGCATGAAACAGCGCTTCGGCATCGCCCAGTTGCTGCTCAACAACCCCCAACTGATCATCGTAGACGAGCCCACCGCCGGGCTGGACCCCGCAGAACGCAAGCGCTTCCTCAATATCCTCCGGGAGGTGGGCACGCAGAACACCGTTATTTTTTCCACCCACATCGTCGATGATGTGAAAGAGTTGTGCAATGAAATGGCGATTATGAATGGGGGGCGAATTTTACAAAAAACAGCGCCCGCATCCGCTACCGCCGCCCTCAACGGGAAGGTCTGGACCAGGTCAATCGCGCGCGAGGCGCTGGATGGCATGGAGGAGCAATACGACGTCCTTTCTTCCGGTTACAACCCCGACCATTCTGTGAACATCCGGGTGTACGCTCCTCAGCGGCCTTCACCAGAATTTACAGTGGCAGAACCGCAGCTCGAAGACGCCTATTTCATCGCTTTGAAACAAGAAGCCGGATGA
- a CDS encoding sensor histidine kinase, with product MKKLARQAEQFILSNTVWAFFTGMLFTSIVLVFQEGRHQWLAYLSYAGRISLLFAPVLIFSGFRDWLEKQLPRILLILLWSFCFLAYPYLIEYSGWQKFIAPADLGKVAVRIAGTWVLVAEAAILANRYWLKGEVARQWIKRISLERAILLLAAVFAVFYAILWFSVPVNAAREASYLTMASYAFQIFIILFIYYGFYWINHYFLIDKILMQRGVVYYGFGFIATIVLFYPVAAQFISFLPMVRQTDIHPVHNGLIFEDINALVPFFGMLLSTPFIIAIKWFRQNSEIAALAKEKSETELNLLKQQINPHFFFNTLNNLYALSITQDKQTPEVILQLSELMRYVIYKGKEESVALAEEVKYIEDYIRLQQIRLHKQLDFRFETDITDEKQRIPPLLFITLVENAFKHGVEPAEGACFLHIGLKSDGKNLLFLCKNSFEEKTPESGGVGLANLRRRLELLFPGRHELTVERGQDTYATTLKLSL from the coding sequence ATGAAAAAATTAGCCAGGCAAGCCGAGCAGTTTATTTTATCGAATACCGTTTGGGCCTTCTTTACCGGAATGCTTTTCACCAGCATCGTTTTGGTTTTTCAGGAGGGCCGGCACCAATGGCTCGCTTACCTGTCGTATGCCGGCAGGATCAGCCTGTTGTTTGCGCCCGTCCTGATCTTTTCCGGGTTCAGGGATTGGCTTGAAAAACAGTTGCCCCGTATCCTGCTTATTCTGTTGTGGAGCTTTTGTTTTTTGGCTTATCCCTATCTGATAGAATATTCAGGCTGGCAAAAATTCATCGCGCCTGCCGACCTGGGCAAAGTCGCCGTACGGATCGCCGGCACCTGGGTTTTAGTAGCAGAGGCCGCTATTCTGGCGAACCGCTACTGGCTCAAAGGCGAAGTAGCCAGGCAATGGATAAAGCGGATAAGCCTGGAAAGGGCTATCCTGCTTTTGGCCGCTGTTTTTGCGGTTTTTTATGCCATCCTCTGGTTTTCCGTTCCGGTAAACGCAGCGAGAGAAGCTTCCTACTTAACGATGGCCAGCTATGCTTTTCAGATCTTTATCATTCTGTTTATATACTATGGTTTTTACTGGATCAACCACTATTTCCTGATCGACAAAATACTGATGCAAAGGGGAGTCGTTTATTACGGTTTCGGATTCATCGCCACCATCGTGCTCTTTTACCCGGTTGCCGCTCAATTCATCTCCTTCCTGCCGATGGTCCGGCAAACTGACATTCACCCGGTCCACAACGGGTTGATATTTGAAGACATCAATGCCCTGGTGCCGTTCTTTGGAATGTTGCTCAGCACGCCGTTCATCATTGCGATCAAGTGGTTCCGGCAAAACAGCGAAATAGCTGCCCTGGCCAAGGAGAAATCGGAAACGGAGCTGAACCTGCTGAAGCAACAGATCAACCCGCATTTCTTCTTCAACACCCTCAACAACCTGTACGCCCTCAGCATCACCCAGGACAAACAAACGCCGGAAGTCATCCTGCAGCTTTCCGAATTGATGCGATACGTGATATACAAAGGAAAAGAAGAAAGCGTGGCCCTTGCCGAAGAGGTTAAATACATTGAAGATTACATCCGCCTGCAGCAAATCCGGCTGCACAAGCAGCTCGATTTCCGGTTCGAAACGGACATAACCGATGAAAAACAGCGCATTCCCCCCTTGTTATTCATTACCTTAGTGGAAAATGCCTTCAAACACGGCGTCGAACCGGCGGAAGGAGCCTGTTTTTTGCACATCGGTTTGAAAAGCGATGGAAAGAACCTGCTGTTCCTCTGCAAAAATTCTTTCGAAGAAAAAACGCCCGAAAGCGGAGGGGTCGGGCTGGCCAACCTGAGGCGCAGGCTGGAACTTTTGTTCCCCGGCCGGCATGAGCTTACCGTAGAACGAGGGCAGGACACCTATGCCACAACGCTGAAACTGAGCTTATGA
- a CDS encoding response regulator transcription factor, translated as MKLRALIIDDEPLAHKVILEYAKDVPFLEIAGQCHLATEALSVLSTREIDLIFLDIQMPKLKGLDFLRTLNQQPIVVITSAYEEYALESFELDVCDYLLKPFRFDRFLKAVNKAYELLQLKRAAAPSPPLPPEPAAQEQGQIFLKVDKRFIQVNLADLFYLESYGNYVKAWLQNEFHLTPRTLASFEAELPDSDFFRIHKSFIIQRKFIDYVEGNTLYLKNGKALPIGKSYRQQVKQMIL; from the coding sequence ATGAAACTGCGCGCACTGATCATAGATGACGAACCGCTGGCACACAAAGTCATCCTGGAATACGCTAAAGATGTGCCTTTCCTGGAAATAGCGGGCCAGTGCCATTTGGCCACGGAGGCCCTTTCCGTTCTGAGCACCCGGGAAATTGACCTGATCTTCCTCGACATACAGATGCCTAAGCTAAAGGGGTTGGATTTTTTGAGAACGCTGAATCAACAACCCATTGTTGTCATCACTTCCGCCTACGAGGAATACGCCCTGGAAAGCTTCGAGCTGGATGTGTGCGATTATTTGCTCAAACCGTTCCGCTTCGATCGTTTCCTCAAAGCGGTTAATAAAGCTTACGAACTGCTTCAGTTGAAACGGGCCGCCGCCCCCTCTCCTCCCCTGCCCCCGGAGCCGGCTGCGCAGGAGCAAGGCCAGATATTCCTAAAGGTGGACAAGCGGTTCATCCAGGTCAACCTGGCGGACCTATTCTACCTGGAAAGCTACGGCAACTACGTAAAGGCCTGGCTGCAAAACGAATTTCACCTCACTCCCCGTACCCTGGCCAGCTTCGAGGCGGAATTGCCGGACTCCGATTTTTTCCGGATCCACAAATCGTTTATCATTCAACGAAAGTTTATAGATTATGTGGAAGGCAATACCCTTTATCTGAAAAATGGGAAAGCGCTGCCCATCGGGAAGAGCTACCGGCAGCAGGTGAAGCAGATGATCCTGTGA
- a CDS encoding ATP-binding protein codes for MRKYFNIAGPCNATDHYMVPVLERNKNILPLIEQKQYFVIHAARQSGKTTLLHELVDYMEREGKYYALYCSLEQAQVFTEAKEGIPEVLNILRSAIKFSNLPGKENFAKDNSREDITTMVGDALRVFCAGLDKPLVLFFDEIDSLQNGTLISFLRQLRNGYITRSRIPFPHSIALVGMRNIRDYKSKIREGRQTLGSPSPFNIITQTLTLSNFSPQEIEGLYSQHTQATGQVFEKKVVDSVYDYTDGQPWLVNAIAREIIVEILDNDFTKNVTASMVGQAAKNIMLRRDTHIDSLLERLKEERVRKVMEPIITGEKDAISFTDDDTQYCLDLGLIKSEDYVLQPANKIYAEVIIRTLSYDSQYNMQSQIKNRWINPDGSLDMNGLLKAFQQFWRENSEIWAEKYQYKEAAPHLILQAFLQRVVNSGGDVLREYAANKGRMDLCVRYGENKYPLEIKLHYGAKTIPEGLAQLADYMDQVGEKTGWLVVFDRRKAAAWEEKIYWKTEKRDGKTIHVVGA; via the coding sequence ATGCGAAAATATTTCAACATAGCCGGGCCTTGCAATGCAACTGACCATTATATGGTTCCCGTCCTGGAGCGCAATAAGAACATATTGCCTCTAATCGAACAAAAACAATACTTTGTCATTCATGCCGCCCGGCAGTCGGGGAAAACGACGCTCTTGCATGAGCTAGTGGATTATATGGAGCGGGAAGGCAAATACTATGCCTTGTATTGTAGCCTGGAACAGGCGCAGGTTTTTACCGAAGCGAAAGAAGGTATTCCGGAAGTTTTAAATATCCTCAGATCTGCTATTAAATTCTCAAACCTGCCCGGCAAAGAAAACTTTGCAAAAGACAACAGCCGAGAAGATATTACCACAATGGTTGGTGATGCTTTAAGGGTTTTTTGTGCAGGACTTGACAAACCGTTGGTACTCTTTTTTGACGAAATTGATAGCCTCCAAAATGGTACATTGATATCCTTTCTCCGGCAACTTAGAAATGGATATATTACCCGCAGCCGCATTCCTTTCCCCCATAGCATTGCCCTGGTTGGCATGAGGAACATCAGGGATTACAAATCAAAAATCAGAGAGGGCAGGCAGACGCTCGGTTCCCCAAGCCCTTTTAATATCATTACCCAAACCCTGACTTTGTCTAATTTCTCCCCCCAGGAAATAGAAGGCCTTTATAGCCAGCATACCCAGGCTACCGGGCAGGTTTTCGAAAAAAAAGTAGTGGACAGCGTCTATGACTATACCGACGGGCAACCCTGGCTGGTCAATGCCATCGCCCGGGAAATCATCGTCGAAATACTCGACAATGACTTTACGAAAAATGTCACCGCCTCAATGGTCGGCCAGGCCGCCAAAAATATCATGTTGCGGCGAGACACGCACATTGACAGCTTGTTGGAACGCCTGAAAGAGGAACGAGTGAGAAAAGTGATGGAGCCAATTATTACAGGGGAAAAAGACGCCATCAGCTTTACCGACGACGACACCCAATATTGTTTGGATTTGGGGCTGATTAAAAGTGAGGATTATGTCTTGCAACCAGCCAATAAAATTTATGCGGAAGTCATTATCCGAACATTGAGCTATGACAGCCAGTACAATATGCAGTCGCAAATAAAAAACCGCTGGATCAACCCCGACGGAAGCCTCGACATGAACGGCCTGTTAAAAGCCTTTCAACAATTCTGGCGGGAAAACAGCGAAATCTGGGCGGAAAAATACCAGTACAAAGAAGCTGCTCCCCACCTTATTTTACAGGCCTTTTTACAACGGGTCGTCAATTCCGGAGGCGATGTGCTGCGGGAATATGCCGCCAATAAGGGTAGAATGGATTTATGCGTACGCTATGGCGAAAACAAGTATCCGCTCGAAATCAAACTGCATTACGGCGCCAAAACCATCCCCGAAGGCCTGGCCCAACTCGCCGACTATATGGACCAGGTAGGAGAAAAAACAGGCTGGCTGGTGGTGTTCGACCGGAGAAAGGCCGCCGCCTGGGAGGAGAAAATCTATTGGAAAACGGAAAAGAGGGATGGCAAAACCATTCACGTTGTGGGGGCGTAA
- the asnS gene encoding asparagine--tRNA ligase, whose product MSKRTEIKTILSEYQRLLGQEVTVMGWVRSFRSNRFIALNDGTSMNTLQVVVDFEQFEEALLKKVTFHACIKATGKLVESQGAGQDVELLAETLEILGEANPEQYALQPKEQTMEFLREKAHFRMRTNTFSAVFRIRHGIAYAIHKYYNDNGYFYLHTPIITGSDAEGAGEMFRVTTLDVSNPPRTEDGQVDWSQDFFEKPTNLTVSGQLQGEIGALALGKVYTFGPTFRAENSNTSRHLAEFWMIEPEVAFYDIHDNMDLAEDFCKYLIRHVLDNYPDELAFLDERIQRMEKNMPKEQRRSMGLAETLRFVAENEFERITYTDAVRILRNSKPYKKGKFEYEVEWGKDLQAEHERYLVEKHFQKPVIVRDYPASIKAFYMRLNDENPEIPGRTVAAMDVLFPGIGEVIGGSQREERYEVLVQRMQDMGIPEEELWWYLELRKFGGCPHAGFGLGFERMVQFITGMGNIRDVIGFPRTPGNAEF is encoded by the coding sequence ATGAGCAAGCGAACCGAAATAAAAACCATCCTCTCCGAATACCAGCGCCTGCTGGGCCAGGAAGTCACCGTCATGGGCTGGGTGCGGTCTTTCCGCTCCAACCGTTTCATTGCCCTCAACGACGGCACCAGCATGAACACCCTGCAGGTGGTCGTCGACTTTGAGCAGTTCGAAGAGGCCCTGTTGAAGAAAGTCACTTTCCACGCCTGCATCAAAGCGACCGGCAAGCTGGTGGAGTCGCAGGGAGCCGGCCAGGATGTGGAATTGCTGGCGGAGACCCTGGAAATCCTGGGAGAGGCCAACCCGGAGCAGTACGCCCTGCAGCCGAAGGAGCAGACGATGGAATTCCTGCGCGAAAAGGCACACTTCCGCATGCGCACGAATACTTTCAGCGCGGTTTTTCGCATTCGCCACGGCATAGCGTACGCTATCCACAAATACTACAATGACAACGGTTATTTCTATCTCCATACGCCCATCATCACCGGCAGCGACGCCGAAGGGGCCGGCGAGATGTTCCGCGTCACAACGCTGGATGTCAGCAACCCGCCCCGCACCGAGGACGGGCAGGTAGACTGGAGCCAGGATTTCTTTGAAAAACCCACCAACCTGACTGTCTCCGGGCAGTTGCAGGGCGAGATCGGCGCTCTGGCCCTGGGCAAGGTCTACACCTTCGGCCCCACTTTCCGGGCCGAGAACTCCAACACCTCCCGCCACCTGGCCGAGTTTTGGATGATCGAACCGGAAGTGGCTTTCTACGACATCCACGACAATATGGACCTGGCGGAGGACTTCTGCAAATACCTCATCCGCCACGTCCTCGACAACTACCCGGACGAGCTGGCCTTTCTGGACGAACGCATCCAACGGATGGAAAAAAACATGCCCAAAGAACAGCGCCGCTCTATGGGCCTGGCCGAAACCCTCCGCTTCGTGGCCGAAAACGAGTTTGAGCGCATCACCTACACCGATGCCGTGCGCATCCTGCGCAACTCCAAGCCTTACAAAAAGGGCAAATTCGAATACGAAGTAGAATGGGGCAAAGACCTGCAGGCGGAGCACGAGCGTTACCTGGTGGAGAAGCACTTCCAGAAGCCGGTCATCGTGCGCGACTACCCGGCCAGCATCAAGGCGTTCTACATGCGCCTCAACGATGAAAACCCCGAAATACCCGGCCGCACTGTCGCCGCTATGGACGTCCTCTTCCCCGGCATCGGCGAAGTGATCGGCGGCTCCCAGCGCGAGGAGCGCTACGAGGTGCTCGTGCAGCGCATGCAAGACATGGGTATCCCTGAAGAGGAACTGTGGTGGTACCTGGAGCTGCGCAAATTTGGCGGCTGCCCCCACGCCGGCTTCGGCCTGGGCTTCGAGCGCATGGTGCAGTTCATCACCGGCATGGGCAACATCCGCGATGTGATTGGCTTTCCTCGTACGCCGGGCAACGCGGAATTTTAG